Within Micromonospora narathiwatensis, the genomic segment GTCGGCTCGATCAGCTCGGAGACGATCTGCCCGTCGGCGAGGAAGACCACCCGGTCGGCGTACGCGGCGGCGGTCGGGTCGTGGGTCACCATCACGATGGTCTGGCCGTGCTCGCGAACCGAGTTACGCAGGAAGTTGAGCACCTCCGCGCCGGAGCGGGAGTCCAGGTTTCCGGTCGGCTCGTCCGCGAAGATCACCTCGGGGCGGGCGACCAGGGCGCGGGCGCACGCCACCCGCTGCTGCTGGCCGCCGGAGAGCTGCGCCGGCCGGTGCCCCAGCCGGTCCCGCAGGCCGACCGTGTTGATCACCGTGTCGTACCAGGCCGGATCCGGTTTGCGGCCGGCGATCGACATCGGCAACAGGATGTTCTCCTGGGCGGTCAGCGTGGGCAGCAGATTGAACTGCTGGAAGATGAAGCCCACCTTGTCCCGGCGCAGCCTCGTCAGCCCGGCGTCACCGAGCCCGGTCACCGTGGTGTCGCCGACCATCACGGTGCCCCGGGTCACCGTGTCCAGACCGGCCAGGCAGTGCATCAGCGTCGACTTGCCCGAGCCGGACGGTCCCATGATCGCGGTGAACCGGCCCCGTTCGAACTCGGCGCTCACCCCCCGCAGCGCGGTGACCTGAGCCTCACCGCTGCCGTACACCTTCCACACGTCGTTCGCCCGGGCCGCGGCCTGCGCCTGCCGGCCTATCGTCGCGGTCACGTCATCTACCTCTTCCGTCTGCCTGCTGATCCGCACCGCCCCCGCTGGCCGGTGCGGCAGTTCTCATCCTCGGTGCCGCCGAGTGGGAATCCGTCCGACCCCGGGCGGAGCCGCCGCCGGAAATCACGGTGGGGGTCGACCCCGAGACCGGCTCAGGGTCCCCCCTGACCCGCCGTCGCACGGCGCCGCCGACGCTAGGACGTCACGTCACGTCGCGTCATGGTCAACCCTGCCGCGCCGCCGATGGTCACGGTAGGTGATCGGCGCCACGCGCGTACGCCGCTCAGGCGCCCGGGCGCACCAGCCCCGTCTCGTACGCCAGCACGACCGCCTGCACCCGGTCACGCAGCCCCAACTTGGTCAGCACGTGCCCGACGTGGGTCTTGATGGTGGTCTCGCTGACCGACAGCGCCCGGGCGATCTCGGCGTTGGACAGCCCGCGCGCCACCTGCACCAGCACCTCCCGCTCCCGCTCGGTCAGCGCGCTCAGCGCCCTCGGCGGGGTCGCCGCGGGGTCCGGCAGCACGTCGGCGAAGCGGTCCAGCAGCCGGCGCAGGATCCGCGGCGCCACCACCGCCTCCCCGGCGGCCACCGTACGGATCGCGGTGACCAGGTCCTCGGCCGGCACGTCCTTGGCCAGGAAGCCGCTCGCCCCCGCCCGCAGCGCGCCCACCACGTACTCGTCCAGGTCGAAGGTGGTGAGGATGAGCACCCGCACCGGCAGCCGGGCGTCCACGATCGCCCGGGTCGCCGCCACCCCGTCCATCCGGGGCATCCGGATGTCCATCAGCACCACGTCCGGCAGCAGCCGCCGGGACAGCTCCACCGCCTCCAACCCGTCCCCGGCCTCGGCGACGATGTCCAGGTCGTCCTCGGTGCCGAGCACCATCCGGAAGCCGGTACGCAGCAACGGCTGGTCGTCGGCGAGCAGAATCCGCACCGGTCGTGGGGTCGCCGTGCTGTCGGTCATCCGTCTCCTCGTCGTGCCGGCGGGCCGGGAACGGTCACGCCGCGACCGCCCCGACGGACTCGAGCGGAATCCGCGCGTACACCCGGAAGCCGCCGCCGGTCCGCGGACCGGTCCGCAGGATCCCACCGTAGAGGGCGACCCGCTCCCGCATACCGACCAGGCCGTGCCCGATCCGGTCGGGCAGCGGCGCCGGACCGCGGCCGGTGTCGGTCACCTCCACGGCCAGGAAGTCGTCGGTGACGGTGAGCCGGACCAGCGCGGTGGCCGCCCCGGCGTGCTTGAGGGCGTTCGTCAGCGCCTCCTGCACGATCCGGTAGACGGTGAGCGCCACCCCCTCCTCCAACGGCCCGAACCTGCCGTCGACCCGCAGTGTCACCGGCAGCCCCGCCTCCCGGACCTGCTCGACGAGCGCCTCGATGCCGGTCAGCCCCGGCTGCGGGGCCAGCTCGGCGGCCGGCTCCGAGTCGGTGCGCAGCACGTCCAGCAGCCGGCGCAGCTCGCGCAGGGTGGCCCGGCCGGTCTCCTCGACCGTGGCCATCGCCGCGTCGGCCGCGTCCGGGTCGCGGCGCAGCACCCGGCGGGCCCCGGTGGCCAGCACTCCCATCACGCTGACCTGGTGCGCGACCACGTCGTGCAGCTCCCGGGCGATCCGGCGCCGCTCGTCGGCGACGGCCTGCTCGGCGAGGGACCGCTGCGTCGCCTCGGCGACCCGGGCCCGCTCGCGCAGCATCCGCGTCGACTGCCGGCGCGCCTGCACCGCCCGCCCCACCGCGTACGCCCCGGACGCGGCGAGCAGATTGTTGAGCGCCAGATAGGCCGGGCCCACGTCGAGCACACCACCCCGCGGCACGACCAGGGTGGCCAGCACCACCGGCGCCCAGAGCAGCGACGAGGCGAGCACGGCCGGCCGCAGCCGCTGGTGCGCCGCCATCGTGTAGGTGAGCACGACGAAGGTCAGCCCCTGCGCGGTCGGCGCCTGCCCGAGCAGCACCGGCACGGCCAGGGTGGCCACCGCCGCCCCCACCGCCGGCCACGGCGCGATCCGGCGTACCGCCACCGGGGCGGCGCACAGCGCGGCCCAGCCCAGCGCCGCCCACAGCTGGGCGGGGCGCAGCTCCCGCGGGGTGAGCAGCAGGAACGCCGCGTCCAGCAGGACCAGTGCGACCGCCACGCAGGCGTCGGCGGCCAGCGGCCGACCGCGTACCCACGCCCGCACCCGGTTGCTCATGCTCCGACGCTAGCCGCCGCCCGGCCCGACCCCTCGTCGTCGAAGCCGAACCCGGCCTCCTCCCCGAGGATGAGGGTCACTCGTCCGCCCCTGGGACGGCCGGCCGGGACCGGGCGTCGGTCAGCGGATCCCCGGCGCCGGCCGCCGGGAACGGCGGTGGGGTGCCGCCGAAGCTCGGGCAGAGCGCCTGATGGGCGCACCAGTCGCAGAGCCGGCTCGGCCGGGGACGGAAATCCTGCCGCTCGGTGGCCTGCTCGATGGCCTGCCAGAGCGCCACCACGGTGCGCTCGAAGCGCAGCAGCTCCTCCGCGTCGGGTGCGTAGTCGCAGACCTCGGCGTCCTTGAGGTATAGCAGCCGGAGCACCCGCGGCACCACCCCGCGGGTGCGCCACAGCACCAGCGCGTAGAACTTGAGCTGGAACAGGGCCCGGGCCTCGAACGCCTCGCGCGGCGCACCGCCGGTCTTGTAGTCGACGACCCGCAGCGCGCCGTCCGGCGCCACGTCGAGCCGGTCCAGGTAGCCCCGGATCAGCAGCTCCTCGTCGACCACCGCCGAGATCAACGCCTCTCGCTCCGCCGGCTCCAGCCGGCGCGGGTCCTCCACCGCGAAGTAGCCCTCCAGCAGCGCGGCGGCCGAGCGGAGGAACTCGGCCGGCCCCGTGGCGTCGCCCTCGGCGAAGAGCGTCGCCAGCTCCGGCTGCTCGGTGACCAGCCGGTCCCACTGCGGGGCGACCAGGTCGCCGGCGGACCGCGGGGTGCGCGCCGCCGCCGGCAGGTCGAACAGGCGCTCCAGCACCGCGTGCACCAGCGTGCCCCGGGCCTGCTCCACGGTGGGGCGCTCGGGCAGCCGGTCGATGCTGCGGAACCGGTAGAGCAACGGGCAGGTCTTGAAATCCGCCGCCCGTGACGGCGACAGCGACGCCCGCACCGTGGGCGGCGCCGCCGTGGGGGAGTCCTGCCTGTCGATCACCGGTTCCGCCGTCATGTCCGGAAGGTTAGGGCACCGGTGTGACAGGGCCACCGCCGCCGCACCGGGGCATGATCCGCACCGCGTAGCATCGACCCGGTGGAGCAGAGGCCCCGACCGCCGCGCCGGCCCGGACTGACCGTCGGTCGGGTGTGCGGGGTGCCGCTGCGCGTCGACCCCTCGATGCTGCTGCTCGCCCTCGTCGTCACCGTCCTGTACGCCGCCCTCGCCCGTCGTCAGCTCGACCTCGGCCACCTCGGCGGCTACCTGGTCGGCCTCGGCTTCGTGGTCTCGCTGCTCGGCTCGGTGCTGCTGCACGAACTGGGCCACGCCCTGACCGCCCGCCGCTACGGCATCGGTGTGCGCGGCATCACCCTGGAACTGCTCGGCGGCTACACCGAGATGGACCGGGACGCCCCCAGCCCCCGCGTCGACCTGCTCGTCTCCCTCGCCGGCCCGGCCGTGTCCGCGGTGCTCGGCGCCGCCGCCGTCGCCGCCACCCTGGCCCTGCCCGACGGCACCCTCGCCCACCAGTTCGCCTTCCAGCTCGCGGTGAGCAACGTGGTGGTCGCCGTCTTCAACAGCCTGCCGGGGCTGCCGCTCGACGGCGGCCGGGCGCTGCGCGCCGCAGTCTGGGCGCTCACCCGCGACCGGCACCGCGGCACCGAGGTGGCCGGCTGGGTGGGCCGGGCGGTGGCCGTCACCACCCTGGCCCTGGTCGTCCTGCTCACCCTGCGCCGGGCGCTCGCCCCGGTGGTCCTGCCACTGGTGCTGCTGGTCGCGGTCACCCTCTGGCGGGGCGCCGGCCAGTCCATCCGGATGGCCCGGATCAGCCGCCGCCTTCCACTGGTCGACCTGGCCCGGCTCGCCCGCCCGGTGTTCGGCGTACCCACCGGCACCCCGCTCGCGGAGGCGCAGCGCCGCCGCGCCGAGGCCGCCACCCCCGCCGCCGCGCTCGCCGTCGTCGACGCCGCCGGCCGGCCGGTCGCCCTGGTCGACCCGGCCCGGGCCGACGCCGTACCCCCGCAACGGCGGCCGTGGCTCGCGGTGGACGCGGTCTCCCACGACCTGGACACCCTGCCGGCCCTGCCGGTCGGCGCGGACGGCGAACGGGTGCTGGAGACCCTACGCACCCACCCGGCCGCACAGTACGTCGTGACCGCAGGCGAAGATGTCGTCGGCGTTCTGCACATCGCGGATCTGGCACAGCTCCTCGAACCCAAACGGAAGACGAACACGTGACCGCACATTCCTCCGCCGTCCCGGCCGACCCCGCCGCCCCGGCGCTGCCCCCGGTGCACCGTGGGCCGTTCCGTCCCGGCGACCGGGTGCAGCTGACCGACCCCAAGGGCCGGATGCACACCGTGACGCTGGAGCCCGGCAAGGAGTTCCACACCCACCGGGGGATCCTCAAGCACGACACGCTGATCGGCCTGCCCGACGGCAGTGTGGTCACCACCGCCGGCGGCGGCACCGCGTTCCTGGCCCTGCGGCCGCTGCTGTCGGACTACGTGCTCTCCATGCCGCGCGGCGCCCAGGTGATCTATCCGAAGGACTCGGCGCAGATCGTCGCCATGGGCGACATCTTCCCCGGTGCGAAGGTCCTGGAGGCCGGCGCCGGCTCCGGCGCGCTCTCCTGCTCGCTGCTGCGCGCCGTCGGCGTCGAGGGCGAGCTGCACTCCTACGAGCTGCGCGAGGACTTCGCCCAGATCGCCAGGCGCAACGTCGAGGCGTTCTTCAACGCGCCGCACCCCGCCTGGCGGCTGCACGTCGGCGACGTCGCCGACTGCCGGGAGACCGGATTCGACCGGATCATCCTGGACATGCTCACCCCCTGGGAGATGCTCGACATGGTCGAGCGGGCGCTCGTCCCCGGTGGCGTCCTGATCGGCTACGTGGCCACCACCCCACAGCTTTCCGAGCTGGTCGAGGCGCTGCGCGAGCGCGGCGGCTGGACCGAGCCGCGGGCCTGGGAGTCGCTGGTCCGGGACTGGCACGCCGAGGGGCTGGCGGTGCGCCCCGACCACCGCATGATCGCGCACACCGCGTTCCTGGTCTCCGCCCGCAAGCTCGCCCCCGGGGTCACCGCCCCGCCGCGCCGCCGCAAGCCCAGCAAGGGCACCGAGGCGTACGTCCAGCGCCGGCAGGCGCTGCGCGAGGCGGAGGCGGCCCGGCAGGCGGCGGCCGACCCCGACCCGACCGGGCCGGAGCTGGACCATTCGTGACCCGGCGGCACGGACGGGCATGAGTGGGCGTCGTAGAGATCAGACATCTCGGCGGGGACGACACCGGAACGGGCGGAGGCGGTGGGGTGAGCGAGCGTAGCGAGGGAACCGTCGGGCTCGGCGCGGTTCAGCCTCATGCCGGCGCCGACCGCAGGGAGGTGACGGCATGAGCAACCCCGGCTACGGCAACGGCGACCTGCCCGCCGTCTTCCCGGACTGGTCGCCCTACGCCGACCTGGAGTCGGCCGCCCGGGCGTACCTGCGCGACCCGGACATCGCCCTGGACGCCCTCGGCGGGGTGCTGCGCGGCGCCTCGGTGCTCGGCTTCACGCTGGAGCGCTTCGTCAACGAGGTCAACGGGGTGTGGCAGGAGGTCGTCGTCTGCGACGGCAGCCGGTTGATCCTCTGGCACGGCGAGGACGTCCCGCCGGGGGAGGGGCCGGCCGGCTCGATGACCTCGTCGCTGCGGGTGGTGCCGGTCTCCACGGTCACCGAGGTCGGCTGCCGGCGGCGGCTCACCCGCTCGGAGACCGGCGAGGTCCGGGTCGACAGCATCGACGTGTACCTGCTGCTCTCCTCGCTGGACGAGGCGCCACCCAGCGACGAGATGGTCGGCGCGCCCCGGCACGACGCGCTGCGCTTCGGCAAGACCCTCGACGACGGCGGCGCCGGGCAGATCGCCCGGCTGGAGGAGTTCGCCCGCCTGGTCGCCTCGGTCGTCGGCCGTCCCCTGCTGTGAGACGCCGCGCGGGCCGGGGGACGCTCGTCCCCGGCCCGCACCGTGCGGCTCTTCGTCGCCTGTCCGGGGTCAGTCCTCGGCGTCGGGCCCGGCCACCGCGGCGCCGTCGCTGCCGCGTACCACGTGGATGCACTCGCCCGGACACTCCTTCGCCGAGTCGATCACCTCGAGGCGCAGGTGCTCCGGCACGTCGACCCGGGCGCCCGGGGCCTGCCGCAGCTCGCCGTCCGGGCCCTTGACGTACGCCAGGCCGTCGACGTCGAACTCGAAGACCTCGGGCGCGTACTGGACGCACAGCCCGTCGCCCGTGCAGAGATCCTGATCCACCCAGACCTGAAGCTGGTCCGTCGCGACCTCCGCCACCGGTGCACCCCCCATGTTCTCCCGTCCCACCCTCCGACGGTACCCGAACGCCCGTACCCGCCCGACGACCAGCCCGTGGCGATCAAGCTTCGGTGACGAGCGCGTTGCGGAGGACCGAATCGAGCTCACAGCGGCTAGTGTTAGCTCAGAACGTTCAAGCCCCCCGGGGAGGTGGGACGTGGCACGCAGCGACGACGCGGACTCGCGCGCCGCACGGTGGGAGAAGGAGGCCCACGATCTCTCCACGCAGGTCGCGTTCCTGCAAGAGGAACTCGCCCTGGTGCGGCGCAAGTTGACCGAAAGCCCCCGACACGTCCGGCAGCTCGAAGAGCGGCTGGCGGCCGCCCAGGCCCAGTTGGCGCGGCTGACCGAGAACAACGAACGGCTCGTGAGCACCCTCAAGGAGGCTCGCGCGCAGATCGTGACGCTCAAGGAGGAGATCGACCGCCTCGCCCAGCCGCCGAGTGGCTACGGCGTCTTTCTGGCCAAGCACGAAGACGGCACGGTGGACGTGTTCACCGGCGGGCGCAAGCTCCGGGTGGCCGTCTCGCCCTCGCTGGACGCCGACGAGTTGCGGCGCGGCCAGGAGGTCCTGCTCAACGACGCGCTCAACATCGTCGACGCGTTCGGCTACGAGCGGGTCGGCGAGGTCGTGATGCTCAAGGAGGTGCTCGCCGGGCCCGGCGGCGCTCCGGGCGACCGGGCGCTGGTGGTCTCGCACTCCGACGAGGAACGGATCGTGCACCTCGCCGAGACCCTGATCGGCTCCGCGATACGGGCCGGCGACTCGCTCATGATCGAGCCCCGCTCGGCGTACGCGTACGAGCGGATCCCGAAGAGCGAGGTCGAGGAGCTCGTGCTGGAGGAGGTGCCCGACGTCGACTACGAGGACATCGGTGGCCTCCAGGCGCAGATCGAGCAGATCCGCGACGCGGTGGAGTTGCCGTTCCTGCACGCCGACCTGTTCCGTGAGCACCAGCTCCGGCCGCCGAAGGGCATCCTGCTCTACGGTCCGCCCGGCTGCGGCAAGACGCTGATCGCCAAGGCGGTGGCCAACTCGCTGGCCAAGAAGATCGCCGAGCGGCGTGGCGAGGAGAAGCACACCAGCTTCTTCCTCAACATCAAGGGCCCCGAGCTGCTCAACAAGTACGTCGGCGAGACCGAGCGGCACATCCGGTTGATCTTCCAGCGGGCGCGGGAGAAGGCCGGCGAGGGCACCCCGGTGATCGTGTTCTTCG encodes:
- a CDS encoding ferredoxin, whose protein sequence is MAEVATDQLQVWVDQDLCTGDGLCVQYAPEVFEFDVDGLAYVKGPDGELRQAPGARVDVPEHLRLEVIDSAKECPGECIHVVRGSDGAAVAGPDAED
- a CDS encoding M50 family metallopeptidase, coding for MDPVEQRPRPPRRPGLTVGRVCGVPLRVDPSMLLLALVVTVLYAALARRQLDLGHLGGYLVGLGFVVSLLGSVLLHELGHALTARRYGIGVRGITLELLGGYTEMDRDAPSPRVDLLVSLAGPAVSAVLGAAAVAATLALPDGTLAHQFAFQLAVSNVVVAVFNSLPGLPLDGGRALRAAVWALTRDRHRGTEVAGWVGRAVAVTTLALVVLLTLRRALAPVVLPLVLLVAVTLWRGAGQSIRMARISRRLPLVDLARLARPVFGVPTGTPLAEAQRRRAEAATPAAALAVVDAAGRPVALVDPARADAVPPQRRPWLAVDAVSHDLDTLPALPVGADGERVLETLRTHPAAQYVVTAGEDVVGVLHIADLAQLLEPKRKTNT
- a CDS encoding RecB family exonuclease; the encoded protein is MTAEPVIDRQDSPTAAPPTVRASLSPSRAADFKTCPLLYRFRSIDRLPERPTVEQARGTLVHAVLERLFDLPAAARTPRSAGDLVAPQWDRLVTEQPELATLFAEGDATGPAEFLRSAAALLEGYFAVEDPRRLEPAEREALISAVVDEELLIRGYLDRLDVAPDGALRVVDYKTGGAPREAFEARALFQLKFYALVLWRTRGVVPRVLRLLYLKDAEVCDYAPDAEELLRFERTVVALWQAIEQATERQDFRPRPSRLCDWCAHQALCPSFGGTPPPFPAAGAGDPLTDARSRPAVPGADE
- a CDS encoding ABC transporter ATP-binding protein; amino-acid sequence: MTATIGRQAQAAARANDVWKVYGSGEAQVTALRGVSAEFERGRFTAIMGPSGSGKSTLMHCLAGLDTVTRGTVMVGDTTVTGLGDAGLTRLRRDKVGFIFQQFNLLPTLTAQENILLPMSIAGRKPDPAWYDTVINTVGLRDRLGHRPAQLSGGQQQRVACARALVARPEVIFADEPTGNLDSRSGAEVLNFLRNSVREHGQTIVMVTHDPTAAAYADRVVFLADGQIVSELIEPTADTVLDTMKKLDAPAEVNGR
- a CDS encoding response regulator, whose protein sequence is MTDSTATPRPVRILLADDQPLLRTGFRMVLGTEDDLDIVAEAGDGLEAVELSRRLLPDVVLMDIRMPRMDGVAATRAIVDARLPVRVLILTTFDLDEYVVGALRAGASGFLAKDVPAEDLVTAIRTVAAGEAVVAPRILRRLLDRFADVLPDPAATPPRALSALTEREREVLVQVARGLSNAEIARALSVSETTIKTHVGHVLTKLGLRDRVQAVVLAYETGLVRPGA
- a CDS encoding tRNA (adenine-N1)-methyltransferase, giving the protein MTAHSSAVPADPAAPALPPVHRGPFRPGDRVQLTDPKGRMHTVTLEPGKEFHTHRGILKHDTLIGLPDGSVVTTAGGGTAFLALRPLLSDYVLSMPRGAQVIYPKDSAQIVAMGDIFPGAKVLEAGAGSGALSCSLLRAVGVEGELHSYELREDFAQIARRNVEAFFNAPHPAWRLHVGDVADCRETGFDRIILDMLTPWEMLDMVERALVPGGVLIGYVATTPQLSELVEALRERGGWTEPRAWESLVRDWHAEGLAVRPDHRMIAHTAFLVSARKLAPGVTAPPRRRKPSKGTEAYVQRRQALREAEAARQAAADPDPTGPELDHS
- the arc gene encoding proteasome ATPase, encoding MARSDDADSRAARWEKEAHDLSTQVAFLQEELALVRRKLTESPRHVRQLEERLAAAQAQLARLTENNERLVSTLKEARAQIVTLKEEIDRLAQPPSGYGVFLAKHEDGTVDVFTGGRKLRVAVSPSLDADELRRGQEVLLNDALNIVDAFGYERVGEVVMLKEVLAGPGGAPGDRALVVSHSDEERIVHLAETLIGSAIRAGDSLMIEPRSAYAYERIPKSEVEELVLEEVPDVDYEDIGGLQAQIEQIRDAVELPFLHADLFREHQLRPPKGILLYGPPGCGKTLIAKAVANSLAKKIAERRGEEKHTSFFLNIKGPELLNKYVGETERHIRLIFQRAREKAGEGTPVIVFFDEMDSVFRTRGSGVSSDVENTIVPQLLSEIDGVEGLENVIVIGASNREDMIDPAILRPGRLDVKIKIERPDAEAAKDIFSKYILAGLPLHADDLAEHGGDSQATVAAMIDAVVLRMYSETEENRFLEVTYANGDKEVLYFKDFNSGAMIQNIVDRGKKMAIKEFLTSGRKGLRLQHLLDACVDEFRENEDLPNTTNPDDWARISGKKGERIVYIRTLVSGGKGAEAGRSIETASNTGQYL
- a CDS encoding sensor histidine kinase produces the protein MSNRVRAWVRGRPLAADACVAVALVLLDAAFLLLTPRELRPAQLWAALGWAALCAAPVAVRRIAPWPAVGAAVATLAVPVLLGQAPTAQGLTFVVLTYTMAAHQRLRPAVLASSLLWAPVVLATLVVPRGGVLDVGPAYLALNNLLAASGAYAVGRAVQARRQSTRMLRERARVAEATQRSLAEQAVADERRRIARELHDVVAHQVSVMGVLATGARRVLRRDPDAADAAMATVEETGRATLRELRRLLDVLRTDSEPAAELAPQPGLTGIEALVEQVREAGLPVTLRVDGRFGPLEEGVALTVYRIVQEALTNALKHAGAATALVRLTVTDDFLAVEVTDTGRGPAPLPDRIGHGLVGMRERVALYGGILRTGPRTGGGFRVYARIPLESVGAVAA